One part of the Parabacteroides distasonis ATCC 8503 genome encodes these proteins:
- a CDS encoding two-component regulator propeller domain-containing protein, with protein MKFQIVLLCLFFLVELNATPFYFKSYDMEDGLSNNHVTCCVQDDYGFMWFGTRDGLNRFDSKKFYTFKSYSSEKGSLMSSYILDLAKSPTGQIWVSTNLGLQKYDYQTDSFTLIDFTKGINCYSLQFDQQGNLWMILNGYSLVKYNESQGMHLNYMYKGSDPITSFYITPQDQIWATTANGNVVFLDDDKNEFIALDIKNLDKNHPIDDMTAIWASPLDNILLIGTKDNGIKRIDIQTKTYKDILPQQKKSPLYTRNIIRMTKEKVWIGTFNGIYLYDIQNDTIMSIQQNKSDLYSLSSNAIKELYKDQEGGIWVCTDNGGISYSPPYSKFKRHYNIPGQRTLNGDIIHDICIDKNNNLWIGTEDAGLNKLNMKDHSYTSFNDMKGLSQNCIHGLASIDNHLWIGTHANGIDLMDIRTEKIIKHYTISVNPYANKNDIIVYLYKLQNNDLLVATALGVYQYNSQKDIFEQLSQFPNNCRIQTLFEDHDGVIWAGTSSKGLYYYNPATSQHGEFKLDTVNTSRTINNIYEDRKNNLWFATGDGIKIYDRSTQQTTKYDMQDGLPSNVIYRIEEDKKGNMWISTANGLARLNPKNHKIKVFKKEHGLTSNQFNYNSSLKTDNDKLYFGTLKGMISFQPNSIQEFSIQPKVYISQINYNDPDHNFLHQEAITFKKGITLEHNQSAFYIDYTSLSYQAPNLTQYAYCMEGLSSKWYHVVGENRVYFTKLPPGNYTFKVKAANLSGIWNDEPAMFQITILPPWWLSTKALILYGIIAIGCVVLLIFIISRHNKANIQQKMQEFENEKEKELYQAKIDFFINIAHEIRTPLTLIKSPLEKVTRDIKLSPSAKNYLTIVDKNANRLLDLVNQLLDFRKTEIEGYKLNFIHTDIIALMQETFERFHDTAEQEALQMIIECNVKSFYAFIDKEACTKILSNLLSNAIKYARSKIIVRFEAQDGERFTIDIMNDGKPISEEIKEKIFEPFYRDDSSIHKSGTGLGLPLARSLAEMHEGSLTLEKSPAGLIIFRLRLPVNQPNSLKLEEEKAEVLTNPASERKYVTQESRPTVLVVEDNTEMLHFIGQEINVHYNVVTAGNGEEAIARLQEYGIQLIISDIMMPVMDGFTLLKKIKTNLEFSHIPIILLTAKNTLQSRMEGLELGADAYIDKPFSMDLLLTQVTNLLNNRSNMRAYYFNSPIANIKSMAYTKADEKFLKKLNDIIDSHINDVNLDVDMIADLMNLSRPTLYRKINGLSNVTPNELIKISRLKKAAELILQGDMRIYEIAEAVGFNSQSYFSRAFSKQFNMSPSQYAKENNIELK; from the coding sequence ATGAAATTTCAAATTGTGCTATTATGCTTATTCTTCTTAGTAGAACTGAATGCAACCCCATTCTACTTTAAGTCCTATGACATGGAAGACGGATTAAGTAATAATCATGTCACATGTTGCGTACAAGACGACTATGGCTTTATGTGGTTTGGTACCAGAGATGGGCTCAATAGATTTGACAGCAAAAAATTCTATACATTCAAGAGCTACTCTTCAGAAAAAGGCTCTTTAATGAGCAGTTATATTCTTGACTTAGCGAAAAGTCCCACCGGACAAATTTGGGTAAGTACCAACCTTGGGCTACAAAAATATGACTATCAAACAGATTCCTTCACACTCATTGATTTCACCAAAGGAATCAACTGTTATTCACTACAATTTGACCAGCAAGGAAATCTCTGGATGATTCTTAATGGGTACTCACTCGTAAAATACAATGAAAGTCAAGGTATGCATCTTAATTATATGTATAAAGGAAGTGATCCTATTACCTCCTTTTATATAACTCCTCAAGACCAAATTTGGGCAACAACAGCGAATGGTAATGTCGTTTTCCTAGATGATGACAAAAATGAATTCATAGCCTTAGATATCAAGAATCTAGATAAAAATCATCCTATCGATGATATGACAGCAATATGGGCCTCTCCTTTAGATAATATATTATTAATTGGAACTAAAGATAATGGTATAAAACGAATCGATATACAGACAAAAACATATAAAGATATTTTACCTCAACAAAAAAAATCTCCACTTTATACTAGAAATATCATTCGTATGACAAAGGAGAAAGTATGGATTGGCACTTTTAATGGCATATATTTATATGATATTCAAAATGATACGATAATGTCTATCCAGCAAAATAAAAGTGACCTCTATTCATTATCCAGCAATGCTATCAAAGAACTCTACAAAGATCAAGAAGGAGGTATCTGGGTTTGTACTGATAATGGCGGTATCAGCTACTCTCCTCCTTATTCAAAATTCAAAAGGCACTATAATATTCCTGGACAAAGAACGCTCAATGGAGATATTATACACGATATTTGCATAGACAAAAATAATAATCTATGGATTGGCACAGAAGACGCTGGATTGAATAAGCTAAACATGAAGGACCATTCATATACATCTTTTAATGACATGAAAGGCCTTTCACAAAATTGTATACATGGATTAGCGTCTATAGATAATCACCTATGGATAGGGACACACGCTAATGGTATTGATTTAATGGATATCCGTACTGAGAAAATAATCAAACATTACACGATTTCCGTAAATCCTTATGCAAACAAAAACGACATCATCGTATACCTTTATAAACTCCAAAACAATGATTTGCTGGTAGCTACCGCTCTTGGTGTCTATCAATATAATTCTCAAAAAGACATTTTTGAGCAATTAAGCCAATTTCCTAATAATTGTAGGATACAAACTCTTTTTGAAGATCATGATGGAGTAATATGGGCTGGAACATCGAGTAAAGGACTATATTATTATAATCCTGCTACTTCCCAACACGGAGAATTTAAATTAGATACAGTAAATACAAGCCGAACAATAAACAATATTTATGAAGATCGTAAGAACAACTTATGGTTCGCAACTGGTGACGGAATCAAAATTTATGACCGTAGTACTCAACAAACGACCAAATACGATATGCAAGATGGCTTACCTAGCAATGTAATTTACCGTATTGAAGAAGATAAAAAAGGAAACATGTGGATCAGTACGGCTAACGGCCTCGCAAGACTCAACCCTAAAAACCATAAAATAAAAGTCTTCAAAAAAGAACATGGATTAACTTCAAATCAATTCAATTATAACTCTTCTTTAAAAACAGATAATGACAAATTATATTTTGGGACACTAAAGGGGATGATTAGCTTCCAACCTAATAGTATCCAAGAATTTTCCATTCAACCGAAAGTATATATATCACAGATTAATTATAATGATCCAGATCATAACTTCTTACACCAAGAGGCTATCACTTTTAAAAAAGGGATCACCTTAGAACATAATCAGTCCGCATTCTACATCGACTACACATCATTAAGCTACCAAGCCCCCAACCTCACCCAATACGCCTATTGCATGGAAGGGTTAAGTTCCAAATGGTATCATGTGGTGGGCGAGAACCGGGTTTATTTCACGAAACTACCGCCCGGTAATTATACGTTCAAGGTGAAGGCGGCGAACCTGTCCGGTATTTGGAATGATGAGCCGGCGATGTTCCAGATTACGATCCTTCCCCCATGGTGGCTCTCTACCAAGGCGTTAATCCTATATGGGATTATCGCTATCGGATGCGTAGTGTTGCTGATCTTTATCATTTCCCGGCATAATAAGGCCAATATACAGCAGAAAATGCAGGAGTTCGAGAATGAAAAGGAGAAGGAGCTTTATCAAGCTAAGATTGATTTCTTCATCAATATCGCTCATGAGATACGTACGCCCCTGACTTTAATTAAAAGTCCTCTGGAGAAAGTAACACGGGACATCAAGCTATCTCCCAGCGCAAAGAATTATCTGACAATTGTGGATAAAAACGCGAACCGGCTACTGGATCTGGTGAATCAACTACTGGATTTCAGGAAGACGGAAATCGAGGGATATAAACTAAACTTCATACATACGGACATCATCGCATTGATGCAAGAGACCTTTGAGCGTTTCCACGACACGGCGGAGCAGGAGGCATTGCAAATGATTATCGAGTGTAACGTGAAATCTTTCTACGCCTTTATCGATAAGGAGGCTTGCACGAAGATACTCAGCAACCTCCTATCGAACGCTATTAAATACGCAAGAAGCAAGATCATCGTCCGGTTCGAGGCGCAAGATGGCGAGCGATTCACGATCGATATCATGAACGATGGAAAGCCCATCTCGGAGGAGATAAAAGAAAAGATCTTCGAGCCTTTCTACCGGGATGACTCCTCTATCCATAAATCCGGGACCGGGCTCGGACTACCCTTGGCCCGTTCTTTAGCGGAGATGCACGAGGGATCGTTGACGTTGGAGAAATCTCCGGCCGGGCTTATCATCTTTAGATTACGTTTGCCGGTGAACCAACCGAACTCATTAAAACTAGAGGAAGAGAAAGCAGAGGTCCTGACCAACCCTGCCAGCGAGCGGAAATATGTCACCCAAGAATCCCGCCCGACGGTTCTCGTGGTGGAAGATAACACCGAAATGCTCCATTTCATCGGTCAAGAGATCAATGTCCATTACAATGTTGTCACCGCCGGTAATGGCGAGGAGGCGATTGCCCGTCTTCAGGAATATGGCATCCAATTAATCATCAGCGATATCATGATGCCTGTCATGGATGGTTTCACCTTATTGAAAAAGATAAAGACTAATCTGGAGTTCAGCCATATCCCGATCATCCTCCTAACGGCTAAGAACACCTTGCAATCTCGCATGGAAGGGCTTGAGCTGGGGGCGGACGCTTACATCGACAAACCTTTCTCCATGGATCTATTGCTTACCCAAGTGACGAACCTGCTGAACAACCGGAGCAATATGCGTGCCTATTATTTCAACTCGCCGATTGCCAATATCAAATCCATGGCTTACACGAAGGCGGACGAGAAGTTCTTGAAGAAACTGAACGATATCATCGACAGCCATATAAACGACGTGAACCTAGACGTGGACATGATAGCGGACTTGATGAATCTAAGCCGTCCGACCCTTTACCGTAAAATCAACGGCCTGTCGAACGTAACGCCCAACGAGTTGATCAAGATCAGCCGGCTAAAGAAAGCCGCCGAGTTAATCCTTCAAGGCGATATGAGGATTTACGAGATCGCCGAGGCGGTTGGTTTCAACTCGCAATCCTATTTCAGCCGGGCCTTCTCCAAGCAATTCAACATGAGCCCCTCGCAATACGCAAAAGAAAATAATATCGAATTGAAATAG
- a CDS encoding DUF6051 family protein — protein MDISLRTKQLNSLFSYDKKTELEESHLEIIPFRFTQTRGASEIDEFQKGLTPTGFCPMTDDRIQENKSFSYAIFTPSGRKKNNEAIILLHGLNERTWEKYLTWAEYLTHTTGKPVILFPIAFHMNRTPGLWANPRAILPWVSKRKEEVANVTNSTFANVALSSRLSQNPLRFYASGRESVYNMWQLVHEIKNGEHPLFKEDTSINLFAYSIGALLSQVLLLANPDKMFTDTRLFMFCGGSIFSEMDGNARDIMDKEAFAKVRHYFRHDFLENRTLPTSFKNDFLEQAFKAMVREDVLRDYRESFFQRTCDRIRAISLKKDIVMPTGGVIKALGKASGKILEELDFPFAYSHQIPFPTHSRIDPGLINQAFHSIFTRAAAFL, from the coding sequence ATGGATATTTCACTTCGTACTAAGCAACTGAACAGTCTTTTCTCTTATGACAAAAAGACTGAATTGGAAGAGAGCCATCTGGAGATCATCCCGTTTCGCTTCACCCAGACCCGTGGCGCCAGCGAGATCGACGAGTTCCAGAAGGGACTTACCCCCACCGGATTCTGTCCGATGACAGACGATCGTATCCAAGAGAACAAATCTTTCTCGTATGCCATATTCACGCCCTCGGGACGTAAAAAGAATAATGAGGCGATTATCCTGTTGCATGGCCTGAACGAGCGGACTTGGGAAAAATACCTCACATGGGCGGAATACCTCACCCATACGACCGGTAAGCCGGTCATCCTGTTCCCGATCGCTTTCCATATGAACCGTACCCCGGGATTATGGGCCAATCCCCGCGCGATCCTCCCTTGGGTAAGCAAACGCAAGGAGGAGGTAGCGAACGTGACGAACTCCACCTTCGCCAACGTGGCCCTCAGCAGCCGGCTATCCCAAAACCCGTTACGCTTTTACGCCTCGGGCAGAGAATCCGTTTATAATATGTGGCAATTGGTTCATGAGATCAAGAACGGCGAGCATCCTTTGTTCAAGGAAGATACGTCCATCAACTTATTCGCTTATTCCATCGGGGCGTTACTCTCGCAGGTCTTGTTATTAGCGAATCCGGACAAGATGTTTACGGACACCCGTTTATTCATGTTTTGCGGTGGCTCCATCTTCAGTGAGATGGATGGCAACGCCCGTGATATCATGGACAAGGAGGCGTTCGCCAAGGTACGCCATTACTTCCGGCATGATTTCTTGGAGAATCGTACGCTTCCCACCTCGTTCAAGAATGATTTTCTGGAGCAAGCCTTTAAGGCCATGGTACGTGAGGATGTGTTACGAGATTACCGGGAGTCGTTCTTCCAACGGACTTGCGATCGTATTCGGGCGATCTCATTGAAAAAAGATATCGTTATGCCTACTGGCGGGGTGATCAAGGCTTTAGGAAAAGCGTCCGGCAAGATATTGGAAGAACTGGATTTCCCGTTCGCTTACTCCCATCAAATCCCCTTCCCTACACACTCCCGTATCGATCCGGGCCTGATCAACCAAGCCTTTCATTCCATATTCACGAGGGCGGCGGCGTTTCTCTAA
- the prfB gene encoding peptide chain release factor 2 (programmed frameshift), translating to MITSDQLHDVLERDKALRGYLDIDSKTIQLEEEELRTQDPGFWEDAKRAEVQMKKVKELKKWIELYGEVHAAAEELELAYEYVKEEIITEEEVDAAYKKALHLLEDLEFRNMLRDEADQMSCVLKINSGAGGTESQDWASMLMRMYQRWAENNGYKISIANYQEGDEAGIKTVTFNIEGDYAYGYLKSENGVHRLVRVSPYNAQGKRMTSFASVFVTPLVDDTIEVKVETAAISWDTFRSGGAGGQNVNKVESGVRLRYQFKDPYTGEEEEILIENTETRDQPKNRENAMRQLRSILYDKELQHRMAEQAKVEAGKKKIEWGSQIRSYVFDDRRVKDHRTNYQTSDVNGVMDGKIDDFIKAYLMEFAGEESAEK from the exons ATGATCACATCAGACCAACTACATGACGTGTTGGAGCGCGATAAGGCGCTGAGGGGGTATCTT GACATCGATAGCAAGACCATTCAGTTAGAAGAGGAGGAGCTACGTACGCAAGACCCCGGTTTCTGGGAAGACGCCAAACGTGCGGAAGTCCAGATGAAGAAAGTAAAGGAGCTAAAGAAATGGATCGAGCTTTACGGTGAGGTACATGCGGCGGCTGAGGAGCTAGAGTTGGCTTACGAATATGTAAAGGAAGAGATTATCACCGAGGAAGAGGTGGACGCGGCTTATAAGAAGGCCCTTCATTTACTGGAAGACTTGGAGTTCCGCAATATGCTTCGCGACGAGGCTGATCAAATGAGCTGCGTGCTCAAGATCAACTCGGGTGCCGGTGGTACCGAGAGCCAAGATTGGGCTTCCATGTTGATGCGTATGTATCAGCGTTGGGCTGAGAATAACGGTTATAAGATCTCTATCGCCAACTATCAGGAAGGGGATGAGGCCGGTATCAAGACCGTGACCTTCAATATTGAGGGCGATTATGCCTATGGCTATCTAAAGAGCGAGAATGGCGTGCATCGTTTGGTACGTGTATCTCCTTACAACGCCCAAGGTAAACGAATGACCTCTTTCGCCTCCGTATTCGTCACCCCGTTGGTGGATGATACGATCGAGGTAAAGGTAGAGACGGCGGCTATCTCTTGGGATACGTTCCGTTCGGGCGGCGCCGGAGGACAGAACGTGAACAAGGTGGAATCCGGAGTTCGCTTGCGTTATCAGTTCAAGGACCCGTATACAGGTGAGGAAGAAGAGATCTTGATCGAGAATACCGAGACTCGCGACCAACCCAAGAACCGTGAGAACGCTATGCGTCAATTGCGTTCCATCCTTTACGATAAGGAGTTGCAGCATCGCATGGCCGAGCAGGCCAAGGTGGAGGCCGGAAAGAAAAAGATCGAGTGGGGTTCGCAGATCCGTAGTTACGTATTCGATGACCGTCGCGTAAAAGACCATCGTACGAACTACCAGACTTCCGACGTGAACGGTGTGATGGATGGAAAGATCGACGATTTCATCAAAGCATACTTGATGGAGTTCGCCGGAGAAGAAAGTGCGGAAAAATAA
- a CDS encoding AMP-dependent synthetase/ligase — MIYYHFAELIHRQAEKYGNRTALKHRDNATGKWLKISWREFSDKVMLTAKAMAEFGIKVQENIGVYSQNMPQCLYTDFGAYGNRVVSIPMYATNSPGQIEYIINDAKIRTLFVGEQLQYNNAFKVQKDSKYLERLVVFDPAVKMNPEDKTSIYFDDFLRLGDNAHAESTVKIRMTEAVPEDLATIIYTSGTTGESKGVMLPHSCYLEAMRIHDVRLPLVTDKDLSMSFLPMTHIFEKAWCYYCLHKGVTIAINQDPKMIQKTLPEVHPTLMCNVPRFWEKVYAGVHEKINSASPAMKKIFLDAIETGRKYNLEYKNKGIPAPCGLKLKFQFYNKTVFTLLKRVLGIERGRFFPVAGAPLSDTVNEFLQSVNIPIAYGYGLSETTATVCFYPEIGFQFGSIGEVMPGVQVKIDPGNNEILVKGKTVMSGYYNKPEETKRAFTEDGFFRTGDAGRLEGNTLFFTERIKDLYKTSNGKYIAPQAIEMVMSGDNYIEQIAVIGDQRKFVSALIVPAYPLLEKYAGEKGISFESREELVKNKDIIRFIEARVEEHQKNLASYEKIKRFTLLPEPFMMGCELTDTLKLRRPVVLQKYATEIEAMYEE, encoded by the coding sequence ATGATTTATTATCATTTCGCCGAGTTAATACACCGTCAGGCAGAGAAATATGGGAACCGTACAGCGTTGAAACATAGAGATAACGCTACGGGGAAATGGTTGAAGATTTCTTGGAGGGAGTTTTCCGATAAAGTTATGCTTACGGCCAAGGCGATGGCTGAGTTCGGGATAAAGGTACAAGAGAATATCGGAGTTTATTCCCAGAATATGCCTCAGTGTTTATATACGGACTTCGGTGCGTATGGTAACCGGGTGGTTTCCATCCCGATGTACGCGACGAATTCTCCGGGACAAATCGAGTACATCATCAATGACGCTAAGATCCGCACGTTGTTCGTGGGTGAGCAATTGCAGTATAATAACGCTTTCAAGGTACAGAAGGACTCTAAGTATCTGGAGCGTCTGGTTGTCTTTGATCCGGCGGTCAAGATGAATCCGGAAGATAAGACGTCCATTTATTTTGATGATTTCTTGCGCTTGGGGGATAACGCGCATGCGGAGAGCACGGTGAAAATACGTATGACGGAAGCCGTTCCGGAGGATCTGGCTACCATTATATATACGTCCGGTACGACAGGTGAGTCGAAAGGCGTAATGCTTCCTCATTCTTGCTATCTGGAGGCGATGCGGATACATGATGTCCGTCTGCCTCTGGTAACCGACAAGGATCTATCCATGAGTTTCTTGCCAATGACTCATATCTTCGAGAAAGCTTGGTGCTATTATTGTCTCCATAAAGGGGTTACGATCGCTATCAACCAAGACCCGAAAATGATCCAGAAGACATTGCCGGAGGTTCATCCTACTTTGATGTGCAATGTGCCTCGTTTCTGGGAGAAGGTGTATGCGGGCGTACACGAGAAGATCAACTCCGCCTCTCCGGCCATGAAGAAGATTTTCTTGGATGCTATCGAGACCGGGCGAAAGTATAATCTGGAGTATAAGAATAAAGGTATTCCGGCCCCGTGTGGTTTGAAGTTGAAGTTTCAATTTTACAATAAAACGGTTTTCACCTTATTGAAAAGGGTATTGGGTATTGAGCGTGGACGGTTTTTCCCGGTGGCGGGCGCTCCGTTATCGGATACGGTTAATGAGTTCTTGCAGTCCGTGAATATCCCGATCGCTTATGGTTATGGACTGAGCGAGACGACGGCTACGGTTTGTTTCTACCCGGAGATCGGATTCCAGTTTGGTTCTATTGGTGAGGTAATGCCGGGAGTTCAAGTGAAAATAGATCCGGGGAATAACGAGATCTTGGTGAAAGGCAAGACCGTGATGTCCGGATATTATAATAAACCGGAAGAGACGAAGAGGGCTTTCACCGAAGATGGTTTCTTCCGTACCGGCGACGCTGGTCGTTTGGAGGGTAATACGTTATTCTTTACGGAACGAATCAAGGATTTGTATAAGACTTCAAACGGAAAATATATCGCCCCGCAAGCGATCGAGATGGTGATGAGCGGTGATAATTATATCGAGCAAATCGCTGTTATCGGCGATCAACGTAAGTTCGTGAGCGCCTTGATCGTGCCGGCTTATCCATTGTTGGAGAAGTATGCCGGGGAAAAAGGCATCTCGTTCGAGAGCCGGGAGGAGTTGGTGAAGAACAAGGATATCATTCGTTTCATCGAGGCTAGGGTAGAGGAGCATCAGAAGAACTTGGCTTCTTACGAGAAGATCAAGCGCTTTACCTTGTTGCCGGAACCTTTCATGATGGGATGTGAGCTGACGGATACGCTAAAGTTGCGCCGTCCGGTCGTATTGCAGAAGTACGCTACCGAGATAGAGGCGATGTACGAGGAATAA
- a CDS encoding PadR family transcriptional regulator, with the protein MNAENVKSQMRKGTLEYCILLLLKKEPAYTSDIIQKLQEAKLIVVEGTLYPLLTRLKNSELLSYQWIESTQGPPRKYYQLTEKGELFLGELETSWQELNNTINHIRNN; encoded by the coding sequence ATGAATGCAGAGAACGTAAAATCACAAATGAGGAAAGGGACGCTGGAATATTGCATCCTCCTGCTTCTCAAAAAAGAACCCGCTTACACCTCTGATATCATTCAGAAGTTACAAGAAGCGAAGTTGATCGTTGTGGAAGGCACTTTATATCCTCTTTTAACCCGATTAAAGAATAGCGAGCTATTAAGTTATCAGTGGATAGAATCTACGCAAGGACCGCCACGCAAGTATTACCAACTGACCGAGAAAGGAGAACTATTCCTCGGCGAGCTGGAGACCTCATGGCAGGAACTAAATAATACAATAAACCACATCAGAAACAATTAA
- a CDS encoding PspC domain-containing protein — protein MKKTLTVNLGGTVFHIDEDAYQLLDKYLSNLRIHFRKEEGSDEIMDDFEMRISELLNERIRLGYEVITIEQVEEVIKRMGKPEEIFEEEEKSTDHEDNYRTQQQETHAQTTKKRLMRDPDNRILGGVAGGFAAYMDWDPTAVRIVLFLLMFFYGITVPLYFLLWIIVPMARTATEKLEMRGQSVTVENIGKTVTDGFEKVSNNVNDFISSDKPRNFFQKLADVFVLVIGFILKFFIILAGIFLLPPLVLVVFILVVVTFALLMGGAGFIYNLSPFGADLINGAPLSMAIMGCIGTILFIGIPIFSLIYAICCQLFKVRPLPTQARWILLALWLISLVLCGVYIHQSGMLYDWHDYWNGVHGWNRHAVWLP, from the coding sequence ATGAAGAAGACACTTACTGTTAATCTGGGAGGCACAGTTTTCCACATTGACGAAGACGCATACCAATTATTAGACAAATATCTGTCGAACCTGCGTATCCACTTCCGCAAAGAAGAAGGTTCGGATGAGATCATGGATGATTTCGAGATGCGTATCTCGGAGCTTCTTAACGAGCGTATCCGCTTAGGCTACGAAGTCATCACGATCGAGCAGGTAGAGGAAGTGATCAAACGGATGGGTAAGCCGGAAGAGATTTTCGAGGAGGAAGAGAAAAGCACCGACCACGAGGATAATTACCGGACGCAACAACAGGAGACTCATGCCCAGACGACCAAGAAACGCTTGATGCGTGACCCGGACAACCGTATTCTGGGAGGTGTCGCCGGAGGTTTCGCCGCCTACATGGATTGGGACCCGACTGCCGTACGTATCGTGCTTTTCCTTCTGATGTTCTTCTATGGAATCACGGTTCCGCTTTACTTCTTGTTGTGGATCATAGTACCGATGGCACGCACGGCGACCGAGAAACTCGAGATGCGCGGGCAAAGCGTGACGGTGGAGAATATCGGAAAGACCGTGACAGATGGATTCGAGAAAGTCAGCAATAACGTGAACGACTTCATCAGCTCGGATAAGCCGAGGAACTTCTTCCAAAAGCTGGCGGATGTTTTCGTTCTGGTCATCGGGTTCATCTTGAAGTTTTTCATCATATTAGCCGGAATCTTCTTGTTGCCGCCGCTAGTACTAGTCGTATTCATTCTGGTAGTCGTAACATTCGCTTTGCTCATGGGTGGAGCCGGATTCATCTATAATCTCTCTCCGTTCGGAGCGGACTTGATAAACGGAGCACCGCTGTCAATGGCAATCATGGGATGCATAGGGACGATCTTATTCATCGGCATCCCCATATTCTCCCTGATATACGCGATTTGCTGCCAATTGTTCAAGGTACGTCCCTTACCGACGCAAGCAAGATGGATATTATTAGCCTTATGGCTTATCTCCCTTGTATTATGTGGCGTATATATCCATCAATCCGGTATGCTATATGACTGGCATGATTACTGGAACGGTGTACACGGTTGGAACAGGCATGCCGTTTGGCTCCCCTAA
- a CDS encoding HIT family protein produces MATIFSRIVAGEIPSHKVAEDDEFFAFLDINPVALGHTLVIPKKEVDYIFDIDDPMLGRMVAFAKRVARAQETAIECKRVGLAVMGLEVPHAHIHLIPITKESDMYFGGKKLAVSQEELAEIAAKIRKEFK; encoded by the coding sequence ATGGCAACTATTTTCAGTAGAATCGTGGCGGGTGAGATCCCTAGCCACAAGGTTGCGGAAGACGATGAGTTTTTTGCTTTCCTCGATATCAATCCGGTAGCCTTGGGGCATACCTTGGTAATTCCTAAGAAGGAGGTCGATTATATCTTTGATATCGATGATCCGATGCTGGGACGGATGGTAGCTTTCGCTAAACGGGTAGCTCGTGCTCAAGAGACCGCTATCGAGTGTAAGCGTGTAGGATTGGCTGTCATGGGTTTGGAAGTGCCCCATGCGCATATCCATTTGATTCCTATCACGAAGGAGTCCGATATGTATTTCGGCGGGAAGAAATTGGCTGTAAGTCAAGAAGAATTGGCCGAGATCGCCGCTAAGATTAGAAAAGAATTCAAATAA
- the greA gene encoding transcription elongation factor GreA, whose product MAVSYMTKDGYDKILAEINYLETVKRPEISAQIAEARDKGDLSENAEYDAAKEAQGIMEAKLAQLKGLISNARLIDESRVKTDEVQILNKVKIKNTKNNAVMTYTLVSDSEANLKEGKISVSTPIAQGLMGKKVGDVVEIRVPSGLMTFEIMDISI is encoded by the coding sequence ATGGCTGTTAGTTATATGACAAAGGACGGCTACGATAAGATTTTAGCTGAAATCAACTATTTGGAGACCGTGAAGCGCCCTGAAATATCAGCCCAGATCGCTGAGGCGAGGGATAAGGGTGACTTATCCGAGAACGCTGAGTACGATGCCGCCAAAGAGGCTCAAGGTATCATGGAGGCTAAGCTTGCGCAGTTAAAAGGTTTGATCTCAAACGCCCGTCTGATCGATGAGAGTCGTGTGAAAACTGATGAGGTTCAGATTTTGAACAAGGTGAAAATTAAGAATACGAAGAATAACGCTGTCATGACCTACACGTTGGTATCGGATTCGGAGGCTAACCTAAAAGAAGGAAAGATCTCCGTAAGCACGCCGATCGCCCAAGGTTTGATGGGAAAGAAGGTAGGGGATGTCGTTGAGATCCGTGTGCCTTCCGGCTTGATGACGTTTGAGATTATGGATATTTCAATTTAA